The following coding sequences lie in one Mycobacterium sp. DL440 genomic window:
- a CDS encoding NUDIX hydrolase, whose product MHGDGDGWVFSDNGARYWGRYGAAGLLLRAPWPGGSAAVLLQHRAPWSHQGGTWALPGGARDSHETAEQAAVREAHEEAGVTAAQLTVRTTVVTAEVAGTGGTHWSYTTVIADVPAPLETVPNRESSELRWVAEDDVAELPLHPGFAASWEQLRAVTASLPLVLNSPE is encoded by the coding sequence GTGCATGGCGACGGTGACGGCTGGGTGTTCTCCGACAACGGCGCCCGGTATTGGGGTCGTTATGGTGCGGCCGGGCTGTTGCTGCGCGCTCCGTGGCCCGGTGGATCGGCCGCCGTGCTGCTGCAACACCGCGCCCCGTGGAGTCATCAGGGCGGAACCTGGGCCCTGCCCGGCGGTGCCCGCGACAGTCACGAGACCGCCGAACAGGCCGCGGTCCGGGAGGCCCACGAGGAAGCCGGGGTGACGGCCGCGCAGCTCACCGTGCGGACCACGGTGGTGACGGCCGAGGTGGCCGGTACCGGCGGCACGCACTGGAGCTACACGACGGTGATCGCCGATGTGCCCGCACCACTGGAGACCGTCCCGAACCGGGAGAGCTCGGAGTTGCGCTGGGTGGCCGAGGACGACGTCGCCGAGTTGCCGTTGCATCCCGGGTTCGCCGCCAGTTGGGAGCAGCTGCGCGCCGTGACGGCGTCGCTGCCGCTGGTGCTCAACTCTCCGGAGTGA
- the thiE gene encoding thiamine phosphate synthase: MESPADRLQRATLYLCTDARRERGDLAEFADAALAGGVDLIQLRDKGSAGEKQLGPLEARHELEALQILADAAHRHGALLAVNDRADIALAAGADVLHLGQDDLPLDVARGIIGDRPVIGRSTHDAAQAAAALTEAVDYFCVGPCWPTPTKPGRTAPGLDLVRSTAALNPAKPWFAIGGIDQQRLPEVLAAGARRIVVVRAITAAEDPRAAAAELKSAITPES; the protein is encoded by the coding sequence GTGGAATCACCCGCCGACCGTTTGCAGCGCGCCACCCTGTACCTGTGCACCGACGCCCGCCGGGAGCGCGGTGACCTGGCCGAGTTCGCCGACGCGGCGTTGGCCGGCGGGGTGGATCTGATCCAGCTACGCGACAAGGGTTCGGCCGGGGAGAAGCAGCTCGGCCCGCTGGAGGCCCGCCACGAACTCGAGGCGCTGCAGATCCTGGCCGACGCCGCCCACCGCCACGGTGCGCTGCTGGCGGTCAACGACCGCGCCGACATCGCGCTGGCGGCCGGGGCCGACGTGCTGCACCTGGGCCAGGACGATCTGCCGCTGGACGTCGCGCGCGGCATCATCGGAGATCGTCCGGTGATCGGTCGCTCCACCCATGACGCCGCCCAGGCAGCCGCGGCGCTCACCGAAGCCGTGGACTACTTCTGCGTCGGCCCGTGCTGGCCCACCCCGACCAAGCCGGGCCGAACCGCACCGGGCCTGGATCTGGTGCGTTCGACGGCGGCGCTGAACCCGGCCAAGCCGTGGTTCGCGATCGGCGGGATCGACCAGCAACGGCTGCCCGAGGTGCTGGCTGCCGGCGCCCGTCGCATCGTGGTGGTCCGCGCGATCACCGCAGCCGAAGATCCGCGGGCGGCAGCCGCCGAACTCAAGTCTGCGATCACTCCGGAGAGTTGA
- the thiO gene encoding glycine oxidase ThiO, which translates to MARTLAVIGGGVIGLSVARRAALDGWTVRLHCTTERGASWVAGGMLAPHSEGWPGEEQILQIGLESLKLWHSGFLEGLAPEVVTSRESLVVAVDRADVADLRTVAEWLSAQGQPVELTTAAREVEPLLAQGIRHGFRATTELAVDNRAVVDGLAAQCERLAVRWAGPVESLDELDRDGAPDQRVIANGIDAPKLLPGLPVRPVKGEVLRLRWRKGCMPVPQRVIRARVHGRPVYLVPRADGVVVGATQYEHGRDTAPVVSGVRDLLEDACAVVPALGEYELAETAAGLRPMTPDGLPIVERVDERTLVAVGHGRNGFLLAPWTAERIAAELEVSVGAK; encoded by the coding sequence ATGGCGCGAACACTCGCCGTCATCGGCGGCGGTGTCATCGGGCTGTCTGTCGCACGCCGGGCTGCGCTGGACGGCTGGACCGTGCGGCTGCACTGCACCACCGAGCGTGGCGCCTCGTGGGTGGCCGGCGGCATGCTGGCCCCGCACAGCGAAGGCTGGCCGGGCGAAGAGCAGATCCTGCAGATCGGCCTGGAATCGCTGAAGTTGTGGCACTCGGGTTTCCTCGAGGGACTGGCGCCCGAGGTGGTCACTTCCCGCGAGTCGCTGGTGGTGGCCGTGGACCGGGCCGATGTGGCCGATCTGCGCACCGTCGCCGAATGGCTGTCCGCCCAGGGGCAGCCGGTCGAACTGACCACGGCCGCCCGGGAGGTGGAACCGCTGCTGGCCCAGGGTATCCGGCACGGGTTTCGGGCCACCACCGAACTCGCCGTGGACAACCGGGCCGTGGTGGACGGGCTGGCCGCGCAATGCGAGCGGCTGGCGGTGCGGTGGGCCGGACCGGTCGAGAGCCTGGACGAACTTGATCGAGACGGCGCCCCCGACCAGCGGGTGATCGCCAACGGGATCGACGCCCCGAAGCTCCTGCCCGGCCTGCCGGTGCGCCCGGTGAAGGGCGAGGTGCTGCGGCTGCGGTGGCGCAAGGGCTGTATGCCGGTGCCGCAGCGCGTGATTCGGGCGCGGGTACACGGTCGGCCGGTATACCTCGTGCCGCGGGCCGACGGTGTCGTGGTCGGCGCCACCCAGTACGAGCACGGACGTGACACCGCGCCGGTGGTCAGCGGGGTGCGTGATCTGCTGGAGGACGCCTGCGCGGTGGTGCCCGCACTGGGCGAGTACGAGCTGGCCGAGACGGCGGCCGGGCTGCGGCCGATGACGCCCGACGGGCTGCCCATCGTCGAGCGTGTCGACGAGCGGACCCTGGTGGCCGTCGGGCATGGCCGGAACGGATTTCTGTTGGCGCCGTGGACCGCTGAGCGGATCGCGGCTGAACTCGAAGTGAGTGTGGGAGCGAAATGA
- the thiS gene encoding sulfur carrier protein ThiS: MITITVNNEALEVDELTTIEGLLQTRGFPDKGIAVALDWTVLPRSEWDRTLADGARVEVVTAVQGG, from the coding sequence ATGATCACCATCACGGTCAACAACGAGGCCCTGGAGGTGGACGAGCTGACCACCATCGAGGGACTGCTGCAAACCCGGGGCTTCCCGGACAAGGGCATCGCGGTCGCGCTGGACTGGACCGTGCTGCCCCGGTCGGAGTGGGATCGGACGCTGGCCGACGGCGCCCGGGTGGAGGTTGTGACGGCGGTGCAGGGTGGGTGA
- a CDS encoding thiazole synthase: MGESTLKIGGREFGSRLIMGTGGAPNLAVLEEALIASGTELTTVAMRRVDAEAGTGVLDLLNRLGIAALPNTAGCRGAAEAVLTAQLAREALGTDLVKLEVIADERTLLPDAIELVKAAEQLVDDGFIVLPYTNDDPVLARRLEDTGCAAVMPLGSPIGTGLGISNPHNIEMIVEQAGVPVVLDAGIGTASDAALAMELGCDAVLLATAVTRASDPPTMAAAMSAAVTAGYLARQAGRIPKRFWAQASSPAL; encoded by the coding sequence GTGGGTGAATCAACGCTCAAGATCGGCGGCCGGGAGTTCGGCTCGCGGCTGATCATGGGCACCGGTGGTGCACCCAATCTGGCTGTGCTGGAAGAGGCTTTGATCGCTTCGGGCACAGAATTGACGACCGTGGCGATGCGGCGGGTGGACGCCGAGGCCGGCACCGGAGTGCTCGACCTGCTCAACCGGCTCGGTATCGCGGCGCTGCCCAACACCGCGGGTTGTCGCGGCGCGGCCGAGGCTGTGCTCACCGCGCAGTTGGCCCGCGAGGCGCTGGGCACCGACCTGGTCAAACTCGAAGTCATTGCCGACGAACGCACACTGTTGCCCGATGCCATCGAATTGGTCAAGGCGGCAGAGCAATTGGTCGATGACGGGTTCATCGTGCTGCCCTACACCAACGACGACCCCGTCCTGGCACGCCGGCTGGAGGACACCGGGTGCGCCGCAGTCATGCCGCTGGGATCGCCGATCGGCACCGGTCTGGGCATCTCCAACCCGCACAACATCGAGATGATCGTCGAGCAGGCCGGGGTGCCGGTGGTGCTGGACGCCGGGATCGGCACGGCGTCGGATGCCGCGCTGGCGATGGAATTGGGCTGTGACGCCGTGCTGTTGGCCACCGCCGTCACCCGGGCGTCCGATCCTCCCACGATGGCTGCGGCGATGTCCGCAGCCGTCACCGCCGGATATCTGGCACGTCAGGCCGGCCGTATCCCGAAGCGATTCTGGGCCCAGGCGTCGAGCCCTGCGCTGTGA
- a CDS encoding SGNH/GDSL hydrolase family protein, translating into MAAGPGIKPSAEGAPWQAGRSARNYPHLVAARLGLDLVDVTYSGAITAHILRDHQNGAPPQIDALDGSEALVTVTIGGNDAGYVPLLMSAALPRFTRSLPLVGPRLRDLLDPDARAAALTEVADALVTVGSEIRRRAPQAQVLFVDYLTLLPPEGVVPPSLSEADVALGRQVAATLERLTGEAAAQTDCGWVRAAQASLTHHAWSAQPWTTRPGLPWLNRPAPLHPNAAGMRAVADLVVAQAGVDT; encoded by the coding sequence ATGGCTGCCGGGCCGGGCATCAAGCCATCGGCCGAGGGCGCGCCGTGGCAGGCAGGCCGCTCGGCCCGCAATTACCCGCATCTGGTGGCCGCCCGACTCGGGCTCGACCTGGTAGATGTGACCTACTCCGGGGCCATCACCGCGCACATACTGCGTGATCATCAGAACGGTGCGCCACCGCAGATCGATGCGCTCGACGGGTCCGAGGCCCTGGTCACGGTCACGATCGGGGGCAACGACGCCGGTTACGTGCCCCTGTTGATGTCCGCTGCGTTGCCCCGGTTCACGCGGTCCCTGCCGTTGGTGGGGCCGCGGTTGCGTGACCTGCTCGATCCCGACGCGCGTGCGGCGGCGCTGACCGAAGTGGCCGATGCCCTGGTGACCGTGGGCAGTGAGATCCGGCGACGCGCTCCGCAGGCACAGGTGCTGTTCGTCGACTACCTGACGCTGCTGCCGCCAGAAGGCGTCGTGCCGCCATCACTGTCGGAGGCCGATGTCGCGCTGGGACGGCAGGTCGCGGCCACGCTGGAACGACTCACCGGAGAGGCGGCCGCGCAGACAGACTGCGGATGGGTTCGCGCCGCACAGGCCAGCCTGACGCACCATGCCTGGTCGGCCCAGCCGTGGACCACGCGGCCCGGTTTGCCCTGGCTGAACCGGCCCGCGCCGCTGCACCCGAACGCCGCGGGCATGCGGGCGGTCGCCGATCTGGTGGTGGCGCAGGCCGGCGTCGACACCTGA
- a CDS encoding WXG100 family type VII secretion target: MALGLNGDELRKKSAQLSKFAAERAQHERRVAEIAGELAATWTGTSGSAVQTALSNYLTQASDVRREELDMSHLLSEAIAAYEGTDSDAAGPLAQSMNI; the protein is encoded by the coding sequence ATGGCCCTTGGGTTGAATGGTGACGAGCTTCGGAAGAAGTCTGCCCAACTGTCGAAATTCGCGGCCGAACGCGCCCAGCACGAGCGCCGGGTCGCTGAGATCGCGGGTGAGCTCGCCGCGACCTGGACCGGAACGTCGGGGTCGGCGGTCCAGACCGCACTCTCGAACTACCTCACGCAGGCGTCAGATGTCCGTCGGGAAGAGCTCGACATGTCGCACCTCCTCAGCGAGGCGATCGCGGCATACGAGGGGACCGACAGTGATGCTGCCGGCCCGCTGGCCCAGTCCATGAACATTTGA
- a CDS encoding WXG100 family type VII secretion target encodes MSTDITVQFERTRQLAAELDSEAAKVKQILEEETALMADIGGMWSGTASEQFNQQYSEWNKEADEEAQALDQLCAAVHAGIDTLNTTESDVTGMFS; translated from the coding sequence ATGAGCACCGATATCACCGTCCAGTTCGAGCGGACACGGCAACTGGCCGCCGAGCTGGATTCCGAGGCCGCCAAGGTCAAACAGATCCTGGAAGAAGAGACCGCACTGATGGCCGACATCGGGGGGATGTGGAGTGGCACGGCGTCGGAACAGTTCAATCAGCAGTACAGCGAGTGGAACAAGGAAGCCGACGAAGAGGCTCAGGCGCTGGACCAGCTGTGCGCCGCGGTTCACGCGGGCATCGACACGCTCAATACCACCGAGTCCGATGTGACGGGAATGTTCAGCTGA
- a CDS encoding ABC transporter ATP-binding protein, whose amino-acid sequence MIELTGLTKLYGTHRAVDDLTCTVEPGVVTGFLGPNGAGKTTTMRLILGLDHPSAGNATIDGKHYRELRDPLRTVGALLDARQAHPNRSARNHLRWIAAANRIPATRVDEVLETVGLTSAGDRNAGTLSLGMSQRLGIAAALLGDPPVLLFDEPVNGLDPEGIHWVRTLMRSLAAEGRTVFVSSHLLAEMSNTADRLVVIGQGKLIASTTVSEFVSGTSADTVRVRSPQLETLREVLAGAGFEVEAAADGDALAVHGAAIEVIGDLAARNAIALHELSQRQASLEEAYLKLTDDAVDYRAAR is encoded by the coding sequence ATGATCGAACTGACCGGGCTGACAAAGCTCTACGGCACCCACCGCGCTGTCGACGATCTGACGTGCACCGTCGAACCGGGCGTGGTTACCGGCTTCCTCGGGCCCAACGGCGCGGGCAAGACCACCACGATGCGGCTGATCCTCGGACTGGACCATCCCAGTGCCGGGAACGCGACCATCGATGGCAAGCACTATCGGGAGCTACGTGACCCGCTGCGCACGGTCGGCGCCCTGCTCGACGCGCGCCAGGCTCATCCGAACCGCTCCGCCCGCAACCACCTGCGCTGGATCGCCGCGGCCAACCGGATCCCGGCGACCCGGGTGGACGAGGTGCTCGAGACGGTCGGGCTGACGTCGGCAGGGGACCGCAATGCCGGGACGCTGTCATTGGGCATGAGCCAGCGGTTGGGGATCGCCGCCGCGCTGCTGGGCGATCCGCCGGTGCTGTTGTTCGACGAGCCGGTCAACGGCCTGGACCCCGAGGGCATCCACTGGGTGCGCACCCTGATGCGCAGCCTGGCCGCCGAGGGTCGCACAGTGTTCGTGTCCAGCCACCTGCTGGCCGAGATGTCCAACACCGCCGACCGGTTGGTGGTGATCGGGCAGGGCAAGCTGATCGCCTCGACCACGGTGAGCGAGTTCGTGAGTGGCACGTCTGCGGACACCGTGCGGGTGCGCAGCCCCCAGTTGGAAACGCTGCGCGAGGTTCTCGCCGGCGCCGGGTTCGAGGTGGAGGCCGCCGCCGACGGCGATGCGCTGGCGGTGCACGGCGCGGCCATCGAGGTGATCGGCGACCTGGCCGCGCGCAACGCGATCGCCCTGCACGAGCTGAGCCAGCGGCAGGCCTCGCTGGAGGAGGCGTATCTGAAACTCACCGATGATGCCGTCGACTACCGGGCAGCACGATGA
- a CDS encoding ABC transporter permease has product MSALAAFDAERIKLSTTRSPLWSVAGVAVLSLGLAALQGFTADHYSGLSPSKAALGVAVFGVPVLMVLSSMTMTGEYRSGLIRTTLLATPNRTQVLTAKAVVCAAFSSVCAVIMVLASVLVARMVADPVVGVQLSMVNPATWRVAGGFALYAALAAVLGVAVGALVRFAAGAVAVLLLWPLVAEPLLGNMPNSGPRTGPWLPFANMFTFLHVDWLFPTYVMPWGELGSLVYFMVWVAVAFVAAAVVLNRRDA; this is encoded by the coding sequence ATGAGCGCGTTGGCCGCGTTCGACGCCGAACGCATCAAACTGTCCACCACACGCTCCCCGCTGTGGTCGGTGGCCGGGGTGGCGGTGCTCAGCCTCGGGCTCGCCGCCCTGCAGGGCTTCACGGCTGACCACTACAGCGGGCTGTCCCCGTCCAAGGCCGCGCTCGGGGTCGCGGTGTTCGGGGTTCCGGTGTTGATGGTGCTGTCCTCGATGACCATGACCGGCGAGTACCGCAGCGGGCTGATCCGCACCACGCTGCTGGCCACCCCGAACCGCACGCAGGTGCTGACGGCGAAGGCGGTGGTGTGCGCGGCGTTCTCCTCGGTGTGCGCGGTGATCATGGTGCTGGCCTCGGTGCTGGTGGCCCGGATGGTCGCCGACCCGGTGGTGGGTGTGCAGTTGTCGATGGTGAACCCGGCGACGTGGCGGGTGGCCGGCGGGTTCGCGTTGTACGCCGCGCTGGCCGCGGTGCTCGGGGTGGCAGTCGGGGCGCTGGTGCGATTCGCCGCCGGTGCGGTGGCGGTCCTGTTGCTGTGGCCGCTGGTGGCCGAGCCTCTGCTCGGCAACATGCCGAACTCCGGTCCACGGACGGGTCCGTGGTTGCCGTTCGCCAACATGTTCACGTTCCTGCACGTGGACTGGTTGTTCCCGACGTATGTCATGCCGTGGGGCGAACTGGGCTCGTTGGTCTACTTCATGGTGTGGGTGGCGGTCGCCTTCGTGGCCGCCGCGGTGGTGCTGAACAGGCGTGACGCCTGA
- a CDS encoding slipin family protein, with translation MGIFTFNRITVSAGQCALEYRDGTLGRVLPPGRHRIDVAASVVRVEMREQVLTLAPQEVLTSDAVTLRITVALQFKVSDAVAYVEAAADPMAAVYLAAQIAMRHLVAAVTADEVMQRGNRIDAGAIAAAARTAGARTGVEVIEAFVKDVIIPAEIRAAAMQLVTAKATGAAKLEAARAETAALRTLANAGKLLDAHPALAQLQLIQRVPYGSKVVLALGSTDAVSTNVASDPE, from the coding sequence ATGGGTATCTTCACGTTCAACCGAATCACCGTTTCCGCAGGCCAGTGCGCACTGGAGTACCGCGACGGCACGCTGGGTCGTGTCCTGCCCCCGGGGCGCCACCGCATTGATGTGGCGGCCTCGGTGGTGCGTGTCGAGATGCGTGAGCAGGTGCTCACGCTGGCGCCGCAGGAGGTGCTGACCTCGGATGCGGTGACGCTGCGGATCACCGTCGCACTGCAGTTCAAGGTCAGCGACGCGGTGGCTTACGTGGAGGCGGCCGCGGATCCGATGGCCGCGGTGTACCTGGCCGCGCAGATCGCCATGCGTCACCTCGTCGCCGCGGTGACCGCCGACGAGGTGATGCAGCGCGGCAACCGTATCGATGCCGGGGCAATCGCTGCAGCGGCGCGGACGGCGGGCGCCCGCACCGGGGTCGAGGTGATCGAGGCGTTCGTAAAGGACGTGATCATCCCCGCCGAGATCCGTGCCGCGGCGATGCAGCTGGTGACGGCCAAGGCCACCGGCGCGGCGAAGCTCGAAGCGGCCCGCGCCGAGACCGCGGCACTGCGCACGCTGGCCAATGCCGGCAAGCTGCTGGACGCCCACCCGGCACTGGCTCAGCTGCAGCTGATCCAGCGCGTGCCGTACGGGTCGAAGGTGGTGCTCGCTTTGGGCAGCACGGATGCGGTTTCAACGAATGTGGCGTCTGACCCGGAGTAA
- a CDS encoding M28 family metallopeptidase, which produces MRRTSTGAVLGALALTMGLAGCDAKTELQTDGQSSRESSSSAVLFADQLRAQVSADAMMGHLGKLQEIANTHDGNRALGTAGYDASVDYVAGALRDKGFDVQTPEFEVKLPFAEDPQVTVGGQPVTAKPLEFTVGTAQEGVSGPLVPAKVEDTPGCEAADYDGLPVAGGVVLVDRGSCPFAHKQAAAAERGAVAMIVVNTDNEEKMGGTLGRNTAVKIPVVSVTKDEGTRLRNAPGPTTIKLVAGVRTEHTRNVIAQTKTGSSSDVVMVGAHLDSVPEGPGINDNGSGVAAVLETALQLGDSPELANAVRFGFWGAEEEGLLGSTNYVGSLDTEALKDIAMYLNFDMLGSPNAGYFTYDGDQSAPLDEQGRPRVPEGSAGIERTLADYLKEAGKTPRDTSFDGRSDYDGFTMAGVPAGGLFSGAEDKMNAEEAKLWAGQADEPFDPNYHKNTDTLDHVNRDALQIHGEGVAFAVGLYAQDQRGRNGLPVRADRTRHQINAQ; this is translated from the coding sequence ATGCGACGTACTTCGACGGGGGCGGTTCTCGGCGCACTGGCGCTGACCATGGGGCTGGCCGGCTGTGATGCAAAGACCGAACTGCAGACCGACGGGCAGTCGTCCCGGGAGTCCTCATCGTCGGCGGTGCTGTTCGCCGACCAGTTGCGTGCGCAGGTCTCGGCCGACGCGATGATGGGGCATCTGGGCAAGCTGCAGGAAATTGCCAACACGCACGACGGCAATCGCGCGCTGGGCACCGCGGGGTACGACGCAAGTGTGGACTACGTCGCCGGGGCCCTGCGCGATAAGGGATTTGACGTCCAGACCCCGGAGTTCGAGGTGAAACTCCCGTTCGCCGAGGACCCCCAGGTGACCGTCGGTGGCCAGCCCGTCACCGCCAAGCCGCTGGAGTTCACCGTCGGCACCGCGCAGGAAGGGGTGTCCGGCCCGCTGGTGCCCGCGAAGGTGGAGGACACCCCGGGATGCGAGGCCGCCGACTACGACGGACTGCCGGTCGCCGGTGGCGTGGTGCTGGTCGACCGTGGCTCCTGCCCCTTCGCCCACAAGCAGGCCGCAGCCGCCGAGCGCGGTGCGGTCGCGATGATCGTCGTCAACACCGACAACGAGGAGAAGATGGGCGGCACACTGGGCCGCAACACCGCGGTCAAGATTCCGGTGGTCAGTGTGACCAAGGACGAAGGCACCAGGCTGCGCAACGCTCCCGGGCCTACCACGATCAAGCTAGTCGCCGGGGTGCGCACCGAGCACACCCGCAATGTCATCGCCCAGACCAAGACCGGCTCGAGCTCGGACGTGGTGATGGTCGGGGCCCACCTCGACAGCGTGCCCGAAGGCCCCGGCATCAACGACAACGGTTCCGGGGTCGCCGCCGTACTGGAAACCGCTCTGCAGCTGGGCGATTCGCCGGAGTTGGCCAACGCCGTGCGATTCGGCTTCTGGGGAGCCGAGGAGGAAGGTTTGCTCGGCTCGACCAACTATGTCGGATCCCTGGACACCGAAGCCCTCAAGGACATTGCCATGTACCTGAACTTCGACATGCTCGGCTCCCCCAACGCGGGCTACTTCACCTACGACGGCGACCAGTCCGCACCGCTGGACGAGCAGGGGCGCCCGCGGGTTCCTGAGGGCTCGGCGGGAATCGAGCGTACGCTGGCGGACTATCTGAAAGAGGCGGGAAAGACGCCGCGCGACACCAGTTTTGACGGCCGGTCCGACTACGACGGGTTCACGATGGCGGGGGTGCCCGCCGGCGGGTTGTTCTCGGGTGCCGAGGACAAGATGAATGCCGAGGAAGCGAAATTGTGGGCCGGCCAGGCGGATGAACCATTCGACCCGAACTATCACAAGAACACCGATACCCTTGACCACGTGAACCGGGATGCGTTGCAGATACATGGTGAGGGAGTCGCATTTGCTGTCGGGCTGTATGCCCAAGATCAGCGGGGCCGCAACGGTTTACCGGTCCGCGCAGACCGCACGCGTCACCAGATCAACGCGCAGTGA
- a CDS encoding M28 family metallopeptidase, which produces MRARRLATILLGAALAGCSAQSAPKVVDPQDLAGKITVDAMFTHLRKLQEIADSHDGNRAVGSPGYDASVDYVAQLLRDKGFDVQTPEFERMGAMRGGKPVLNVSGRSYTVDQASMLVMTAPGGLNAPTLHPVKPSGCAASDYGSVNIAGAIAVVDDSGCSVVVKQNTALAKGAVGLLVVNRGRQPAPGGLFTTGYYRQLTVPVGVIDETADAALLRTSAPVRLTLDGKAEMVKSRNVTAQTKTGSASDVVLVGAHLDSVGGGPGINDNGSGVAAVLETALQLGSSPKGNNAVRFAFWGAEEMGLEGSTQYVRSLPLDQLDDLALYLNFDMVGSPNAGFFTYDGDQSGQATDPKPIPEGSAGIERTMAGYLNLAGVRPADMPIGANSDYHPLLQAGVPIGGATTGSSQRKTQVQARLWGGRTGVAFDPNYHTARDTIDNVDARALGIMGSAIAFTVGTYAQSIEGANGVPARDKRHRG; this is translated from the coding sequence GTGAGGGCACGCCGACTCGCTACTATATTGCTCGGTGCCGCACTGGCGGGCTGCTCGGCGCAGTCAGCGCCGAAGGTTGTCGACCCCCAGGATCTGGCGGGCAAGATCACCGTCGACGCCATGTTCACCCACCTGCGCAAGCTCCAGGAGATCGCCGACAGCCATGACGGCAACCGGGCGGTCGGCAGCCCCGGCTACGACGCCAGCGTCGACTATGTGGCACAACTGCTGCGGGACAAGGGTTTCGACGTACAGACGCCCGAGTTCGAGCGGATGGGCGCGATGCGCGGAGGCAAGCCGGTGCTGAACGTGTCCGGACGCAGTTACACAGTAGATCAGGCGTCGATGCTGGTGATGACGGCGCCGGGCGGCCTCAATGCGCCTACGTTGCACCCGGTGAAACCCTCAGGGTGCGCGGCCTCCGACTACGGTTCGGTCAACATCGCCGGTGCCATTGCGGTCGTCGACGACTCCGGGTGTTCCGTTGTGGTCAAACAGAACACCGCGTTGGCGAAGGGGGCTGTGGGGCTGCTGGTGGTCAACCGTGGTCGGCAGCCCGCTCCGGGCGGGTTGTTCACCACCGGCTACTACCGTCAACTCACCGTGCCGGTGGGTGTCATCGACGAGACTGCAGATGCGGCACTGCTACGCACCAGCGCCCCGGTGCGCCTGACCCTCGACGGCAAAGCCGAGATGGTCAAATCCCGCAACGTGACTGCGCAGACGAAGACCGGTTCGGCCTCGGATGTGGTGCTCGTCGGCGCGCACCTGGACAGTGTGGGTGGCGGGCCCGGCATCAACGACAACGGTTCGGGAGTGGCCGCCGTCCTGGAAACCGCGCTGCAGCTGGGCAGTTCGCCGAAGGGGAACAATGCGGTGCGGTTCGCGTTCTGGGGTGCCGAGGAGATGGGGTTGGAAGGGTCGACGCAGTACGTGCGCAGCCTGCCGCTGGATCAACTCGACGATCTCGCGCTGTACCTGAACTTCGACATGGTCGGCTCACCCAACGCCGGGTTCTTCACCTATGACGGCGACCAGTCCGGCCAGGCCACCGATCCAAAACCGATACCCGAGGGCTCGGCCGGCATCGAACGGACCATGGCGGGTTATCTCAACCTCGCCGGGGTGCGGCCCGCGGACATGCCGATCGGCGCCAACTCCGACTACCACCCGCTCCTGCAGGCCGGGGTACCGATCGGGGGCGCGACCACCGGATCGTCGCAGCGCAAGACCCAGGTTCAGGCCCGATTGTGGGGCGGACGGACCGGCGTGGCCTTCGATCCGAACTATCACACCGCCCGCGACACCATCGACAACGTCGATGCGCGTGCGCTCGGGATCATGGGATCGGCGATCGCGTTCACCGTCGGCACCTATGCCCAGTCGATCGAGGGTGCCAACGGTGTGCCGGCGCGGGACAAACGTCACCGCGGTTGA